The Nitrospira sp. genomic interval TATCCTGTCGCGCGGGCCGGAATGGTTCGCCTCCATCGGCTCGCCGCCCAAGAGCACCGGCACACGCGTCTTCTGCGTGAGCGGCCATGTGAAACGCCCCGGCAACTATGAATTGCCGATGGGTGTGACTATTCGCGAGCTGGTCTTTGAACATGCCGGCGGCATGCGGTCGGACAAGCCGCTGAAAGCCTTTATCCCTGGCGGGGCCTCGGCCCCCTTTCTGACACCCGATCATCTGGATGTGAAGCTGGATTTTGAGTCCGTCGCAGCGGCCGGGTCGATGCTCGGCTCCGGCGGAGTCACCGTCATGGAGGAAGGTACCAGTATGGTCTGGGCCGCACTCCGGTTGATGGAATTTTTCTATCACGAGTCCTGCGGCAAATGCAGCCCCTGCCGGGAAGGCAGCTCCTGGCTCGTGCAGACCATGCGCCGGATTATGGCCAAACGCGGCCAGATGCAAGACCTTGAAACCCTCACAGATCTGTGCAAGAACATCGCGGGCCGCACGGTCTGCGCCTTCGGCGATGCCGAGGTGTCGCCGATCATGAGCACGTTGAAACATTGGCGGCATGAATACGTGACGTTGATTCACGAAGCCGAGGCGGCCAACTTGATCCGCCCGGAATCCGTCGGGACCAGACACTGAGACTATGCCGAATACGTCTGAAACAGTTCGCGTGACGATCGACGGCCATGCGATCAGCGTGCCCAAAGGCACGTTGCTGATCGAAGCCGCGCGGCGCGTCGGCGCGATGATTCCGCATTTCTGCTACCACCCCAAGCTCAAGCCGGACGCCAACTGCCGCATGTGCTTGGTCGAAATTGAGAAGATGCCCAAGCTCCAGACAGCCTGCAGCACGCCGGTCGCGGACGGCATGAGCGTCCGGACCGCGACGACGGTCGTGAACGACGCCCATAAATCCGTGCTGGAATTCATTCTCGCGAATCATCCGTTGGACTGCCCCGTCTGCGACCAGGGCGGGAAGTGCGACCTGCAAGACTTTTCGCATCAATACACCGCGACGACGAGCCGGTTCGCCGAGACGAAACGCATTTTCCAGAAAGAATATTTCAGCCCGTTGATCGAAACGCAGATGAACCGTTGCGTGCAGTGCCTGCGCTGCGTCCGCTATTGCGATGAAGTCATGGACGTGAAAGCCCTGGCTCCGGTCGGCCGCGGGACGATGACGGAGATCAAACATTTCGGAGCCCATCCGCTGGACTGCGAGTTCTGCGGAGGCTGCGTGCAGATCTGTCCGGTCGGCGCGATCACCAGCCGCCTGTCCATGTATGAATACCGCCCCTGGATGCTGAAACGCGCCGAGACGATCTGCGGCTATTGCGGCGATGGGTGTCAGATTACCGTCCAGACCAAGAACAATGATTTGATCGAAGTGAACTCCGCCTACGGCGCCGGACGCAACAACGGCGATCTCTGCGCGAAGGGGTTCTTCGGCTTTCACGCCACCAGCCATCCCGAGCGGCTCACGCATCCCTTGATCCGCAAGAACGGCACCCTGGTGCAAACCACCTGGGAAGAGGCGCTGGAGTTCATTGCCGAGCAAGCCGGCCGGATCAAACAGGCGCACGGCGGCCAGGCCTTCGGCGGTCTAATCACCGGCCGATGCACGAATGAGGAGCTGTATCTCTTCCAGAAATTCATGCGGCTGACGCTCGGCACCAACCATCTCGACAGCAGCGCCCGGTACGGGCACATGAACAGCATACAGGCCATGCGCCGGGTGCAGGGCACGCCTCGCTGGACCGTGACCTTCGAGGATCTCGGAGCCGCCGATGTCCTGTTACTGGTCGGGACGAACATCACGGAAACGAATCCGATCACCGGGCTTGCCATCAAAGAAGCGGTCAAGAAACGACAGGCGACGCTGATGACGATCGAATCGCTGCTGCCCGCGATCGGCACGATCAGCAACATCGCGAATCTCTCGCAGCACCATTTCTGCGTGTCACCCACGCTGTTCCGCACCGCCATCCTCGGCTTGCAGAAAGCCGTGGTCGAACAGAATCTAGTGACCGCTGACCTGACGCAACAACGAACGAGCTTCGTCACGGCCGTCACGGCACGGTTGCAACCACTGTCCTGGCAGGACATCCAGGCCGCCACGGGAGCAGGCCAGCAAGTCTATGCCGCCGCCGCGCAGGCGCTGGCCAAAGGGAAGCGCGTCGTCGTCGTCACCGGACAGGGCCTCTTGCGCAGCGATCAGGGCTATGCCGGCGCCATGAATCTGCTGGATCTGCTGCTCCTCCTGGGGAAGCTCGATCAGCCGGGATGCGGGCTGGCTCCGCTGGCGGAAGAAAACAACGACCAGGGCGCGATTGAAATGGGCGGGGTCGCCGAATTCCTGCCTGGTCCTGTCGATGTAACCGATAAAAGCGGACGAGACCGGGTCGTGGATATCTGGAAAGAAGCGCCACCGTCTACTGCTGGCCATACACTGATCGACATGCTGGCCCACGCCAAATCCGGCCAGCTTAAAGCGATGTTCATTGTCGGCGAAAACCCTCTGGCCAGCCTGCCGGCTCCGGTAGAAGTGCGCGAGTCGCTCGACAAGCTGGAACTGCTGGTTTGCCAGGAACTCTTCTTGACCGACACCGCCGCGCTGGCCCATGTCGTCCTGCCGGTCTGTTCGTCGCTCGAAAAAGACGGCACGTTTACCAATACGGAAGGCCACGTCCAGGCGGTCCGACAAACCGTCGAGCCGGTCGGCGAAGCCCGTCCGGATTGGGAAATCTTCTCCGCCCTCTCGGGGTTGCTCGGTACCCCGCTGGACTATAGCGAGAGCCGTGAGATCCTGAAGGAGATTCGCAGTCTGATCCCGGGATACGGCTCCTTAGGACCGGCTCCGGTCCCGGCGAAAGTCGATCGCGCGACCATGGATCGCTATCTCAGCCAGGGCTTTGAACGCGATCTCGCCGGGCGCTATCAGATACCGCGGACGCCGTCGCGTCCGGACGGGACGGTACAGATTGAGCTCGTACAGAGCTTGTTCCACTCGGGCAAGTTGTCGACCAAGTCGAAGGGGC includes:
- the nuoG gene encoding NADH-quinone oxidoreductase subunit NuoG, with product MPNTSETVRVTIDGHAISVPKGTLLIEAARRVGAMIPHFCYHPKLKPDANCRMCLVEIEKMPKLQTACSTPVADGMSVRTATTVVNDAHKSVLEFILANHPLDCPVCDQGGKCDLQDFSHQYTATTSRFAETKRIFQKEYFSPLIETQMNRCVQCLRCVRYCDEVMDVKALAPVGRGTMTEIKHFGAHPLDCEFCGGCVQICPVGAITSRLSMYEYRPWMLKRAETICGYCGDGCQITVQTKNNDLIEVNSAYGAGRNNGDLCAKGFFGFHATSHPERLTHPLIRKNGTLVQTTWEEALEFIAEQAGRIKQAHGGQAFGGLITGRCTNEELYLFQKFMRLTLGTNHLDSSARYGHMNSIQAMRRVQGTPRWTVTFEDLGAADVLLLVGTNITETNPITGLAIKEAVKKRQATLMTIESLLPAIGTISNIANLSQHHFCVSPTLFRTAILGLQKAVVEQNLVTADLTQQRTSFVTAVTARLQPLSWQDIQAATGAGQQVYAAAAQALAKGKRVVVVTGQGLLRSDQGYAGAMNLLDLLLLLGKLDQPGCGLAPLAEENNDQGAIEMGGVAEFLPGPVDVTDKSGRDRVVDIWKEAPPSTAGHTLIDMLAHAKSGQLKAMFIVGENPLASLPAPVEVRESLDKLELLVCQELFLTDTAALAHVVLPVCSSLEKDGTFTNTEGHVQAVRQTVEPVGEARPDWEIFSALSGLLGTPLDYSESREILKEIRSLIPGYGSLGPAPVPAKVDRATMDRYLSQGFERDLAGRYQIPRTPSRPDGTVQIELVQSLFHSGKLSTKSKGLIQIEGRSSLRLSPRDAVRFGLVDGNRVRLSNSQGEVTAEVKVADRVPEGHAWFPDHFSQEVNNLFACVMDTETKVPYIRTTSVSMVKVS